The nucleotide sequence CCGGGTGAGCTGGAGGGCGGCACCGGTATTCCGGCACATGATATTGACGCGAAACCCGCCCGGGTTCCCGCTGTTTCCGGGGATGTGAACGTAGGGTGTCGGTGTGTGGCGACTGGACAGGAAGACCGAGGATGACGACGCGACGTCGGGCATCCCAGACGATGACGCCCTGAACCCGCGCACGACGACGGCTCCGCACGCGCTCAGTCTGGGCGACCCGGCCCTGGTCGCCGGCAACATCGCCGACCCGGTGTGGAAGCGCTGGCGCGACGAGATCGCGGCGGTCGGCGGGGTCTCCCCGCTGCTCCACTTCGAGGACAGCCCGCGTACGCGCATCGAGCTGAGCACGACGCATCCCGGCGGCCTGCCGCAGTTCATCACCGGGCAGAGCACGCTGCTCTCCAGCCTCATCCGCGACGAGCTGGCGCTCCGCACCGCGCGCGCGGCCGCGAACGCGATCACCGCGAAGGGCATCGAGCTGCGCTCCGTGCGCGGCATCGAGTCGGTGCACCTGGCGATCGGCCTGGCGCAGTGGCGGCACGGCTCCGAGGAGTACATGGCGCCGATCCTGCTGCGCCCCCTTGCCATCCGCCGCTACGGCCGCGACTTCGAGCTGAAGCTGAAGGGCCACACCTTCCTCAACCCCGAACTCGCGCGCGCTCTCAACGAGCAGTTCCAGATCACGCTGGATGCGGACGCCTTCGTCGCACTCGCCGTCAGCAACGGCGTGTTCAAGCCGCAGCCGGTGATCGACCGTCTGCGCGGCCTGACCTCGCACCTGCCGTGGTTCAACGTCCAGCCGCGGCTGGTCGCCTCGTCGTTCGCCGACGTCGCCCCGGCGCTGAGCGAAGAGGCCCGCGACCTCGACACCGTCCTGCTGGATGCGCTGGCCGGCAACCCGACCGCGCGCACGACGGTCGAGAGCGCCTTCAACCCGGTGGAGCCCATCCGCCAGGACGAGCGTCCGCCTGCGACCGACACCCTCCTGCTCGACGCCGATGAGGCGCAGGAGAACGTGGTCGCGCAGATCGCCGCGGGCAATTCGCTCGTCGTCAAGACGCTGCCCGGCACCGGCGGCACCCAGACGATCGTCAACGCGATCGGCGCCCTGGTGGGCCAGCACAAGCGGGTGCTCGTGGTGAGCCCGCGGCGGTCGAGCCTCGACGACATCGCTCAGCGGCTGACGAAGGCCGGTCTGCCCGGTCTCGCGGTGACGCCGCGCACGCTCCGCCGCGACCTCATCCAGTCGATCGCCCGCAACGAGAAGGCCACCCAACCGAAGGTCACCGACGTCGACGAGGCGCTGGTGCGGCTCCGCAAGGTGCTCGTCGACTACCGAGCAGCGCTGACCCGCCGCGACCCCGTGCTGCGCGTGTCCGTCCTGGATGCGCTGCGCGAGCTCTCACGCCTCTCCCTTCTTCCCGCCCCGCCCTCGACGACGGCCCGTCTCGGCCGCCGGGCGATCGAGGGGCTCGCCCGCGACCGTGCCGCGTCGGCGGACGCGCTGATCCGCGCCGCCCGCCTCGGCGAGTTCCGGTACGGACCCAACGACTCTCCCTGGTACGGCGCCTCCTTCACGACGACGGAGGAGGGGAAGGCCGCGCACGAGCTGGCCAAGAAGCTCAACCGCGCCGAGCTGCCGCGCCTCATCGACCGCGCCCAGGCCCTCATCGGCCAGACGCGGATGCGCCCGTTCGCCTCGATCGCCGAGCTCGGCGTCTACCTGCGGCTCCTGCTCGACATCCGCGAGACGCTCGACAAGTTCACCCCCTCCGTCTACGACCGTTCGCTGACCGAGCTGATCGCGGCCACCGCATCCCGTCGCGAGTCGCCGTCGATGTCGAGCGCCAACCGCCGCCGCCTCCGCAAGCATGCTCTGGAGTACGTCCGGCCCGGCGTGCACGTCACCGACCTCAACGAGAGCCTGCGGCGCATCCAGCAGCAGCGCATCCTCTGGAACCGGTTCGCCGTCGCCGGCGTCGTGCCCGAGGTCCCGGTCGGGATCGCGGACGTGCAGGTCGCCTACCAGCGCGTTGCCGAAGACCTGGCGCGCCTCGACATCCCGCTCCGCCGCACCGGGACGCCGCAGTCGCTCGCAGCGCTCCCCGTGGAGGAGCTGACCCGCCAGATCGCCGGCCTCGCCGCCGAGTCCGAGGTGCTCGCCAACCTGCAGGAGCGCACCGCGCTGCTCACCCAGCTGCGCGAGCAGGAGCTCGACCCGCTGATCTCCGACCTGTCCATCCGGCACGTTCCGGAGACCCAGGTGAGCGCCGAGCTGGAGCTCGCGTGGTGGCAGTCGGTACTGGAGTCGCTGCTGGCCTCCGACCGCGCGCTGCTCAACGCCAACACCGGGGTTCTCGATCGGCTCGAGGCCGACTTCCGGCTGGTGGACGAGGCGCACGCCTCCGCCACCGGCAAGCAGCTGGCGTGGATGCTCGCCGAGACCTGGAAGATCGGCATCGTCGACTGGCCGGACGAGGCGGCAGCGCTGAAGCGCCTGCTGAAGAGCACGACGCCGACGGCGACCACGCTCAACGAGGCGGCGCCGCACCTCGCGCGTCCGCTCGCGCCGGTCTGGCTGATCTCGCCCTACGAGGTGCCGTCGATCGGCCGCGAGGTCGGTTTCGACGCCGTGCTGCTGGTGGATGCGGGCGCGTCGAGCCTCGCCGAGAACGTCCCCGTCATCCGTCGCGCGAAGCAGGTCGTCGCGTTCGGCGACCCGGTGACGCAGACGCCGTCGCGCTTCGACATCGGCGTGCACGAGTACGGCACGACCGTCGAGGACGTCGACGTGGATGCGCTCCACGCCGACTCCGCGCTCGCGCGCCTCGCCGAGCTGCTCCCCGTCTACACGCTCAGCCGCAGCTACCGCGCCGGCGGCGAAGACCTCGCCGAGCTGGTCAACCGCCGCTTCTACGGCGGGATGATCGACTCCATGCCCTGGGCCGGCACCTACCTCGGCCACGGCAGCCTGTCGCTGCACTACGTCAGCGGCGGACAGGGCATGCCGGATACCGACACGGGAGCGGTCGAGTCGACCGACGCGGAGGTCGCGAAGGTCGTCGAGCTGGTGCTCGCGCACGCGACCGAGCGTCCGCGCGAGTCCCTCATGGTCATCACCGCGAGCGAGCGGCACGCCGTGCGCGTCAACCAGGCGGTGCTGGCGGCGTTCGCCAAGCGCTCGGAGCTGGCCGACTTCATCCTGGGCGACCGGGCGGAGCCGTTCACCGTCGTCACGCTCGACCAGTCGGTCGGGCAGAGCCGCGACCGCGTCATCTTCTCCATCGGCTACGGCCGCACCCCGCACGGCCGTCTGCTGTCGAACTTCGGCGCCCTCGCCGAGCCGGGCGGCGACCGCCTGCTCGCCGTCGGCATGACCCGTGGCCGCCGCGGAATGGACATCGTCTCCTGCTTCCGGCCGGAGGACATCGACGAGACGCGGATGCGGCACGGCATCGCTGCGCTGGCCCAGGTGCTGG is from Leifsonia sp. 466MF and encodes:
- a CDS encoding ATP-binding protein codes for the protein MWRLDRKTEDDDATSGIPDDDALNPRTTTAPHALSLGDPALVAGNIADPVWKRWRDEIAAVGGVSPLLHFEDSPRTRIELSTTHPGGLPQFITGQSTLLSSLIRDELALRTARAAANAITAKGIELRSVRGIESVHLAIGLAQWRHGSEEYMAPILLRPLAIRRYGRDFELKLKGHTFLNPELARALNEQFQITLDADAFVALAVSNGVFKPQPVIDRLRGLTSHLPWFNVQPRLVASSFADVAPALSEEARDLDTVLLDALAGNPTARTTVESAFNPVEPIRQDERPPATDTLLLDADEAQENVVAQIAAGNSLVVKTLPGTGGTQTIVNAIGALVGQHKRVLVVSPRRSSLDDIAQRLTKAGLPGLAVTPRTLRRDLIQSIARNEKATQPKVTDVDEALVRLRKVLVDYRAALTRRDPVLRVSVLDALRELSRLSLLPAPPSTTARLGRRAIEGLARDRAASADALIRAARLGEFRYGPNDSPWYGASFTTTEEGKAAHELAKKLNRAELPRLIDRAQALIGQTRMRPFASIAELGVYLRLLLDIRETLDKFTPSVYDRSLTELIAATASRRESPSMSSANRRRLRKHALEYVRPGVHVTDLNESLRRIQQQRILWNRFAVAGVVPEVPVGIADVQVAYQRVAEDLARLDIPLRRTGTPQSLAALPVEELTRQIAGLAAESEVLANLQERTALLTQLREQELDPLISDLSIRHVPETQVSAELELAWWQSVLESLLASDRALLNANTGVLDRLEADFRLVDEAHASATGKQLAWMLAETWKIGIVDWPDEAAALKRLLKSTTPTATTLNEAAPHLARPLAPVWLISPYEVPSIGREVGFDAVLLVDAGASSLAENVPVIRRAKQVVAFGDPVTQTPSRFDIGVHEYGTTVEDVDVDALHADSALARLAELLPVYTLSRSYRAGGEDLAELVNRRFYGGMIDSMPWAGTYLGHGSLSLHYVSGGQGMPDTDTGAVESTDAEVAKVVELVLAHATERPRESLMVITASERHAVRVNQAVLAAFAKRSELADFILGDRAEPFTVVTLDQSVGQSRDRVIFSIGYGRTPHGRLLSNFGALAEPGGDRLLAVGMTRGRRGMDIVSCFRPEDIDETRMRHGIAALAQVLGEADQIQAAAPEYLSPDADPMVLDLAKRLARRGLDVHLGYRGKLTLVASHGGRAVAVETDQDVSKGSLRESLRLRPDVLRRLGWHYLRVHSFELFADPDAVAGRIAKLIGKAEPDAETAPITLPPLA